Proteins from a genomic interval of Epinephelus fuscoguttatus linkage group LG16, E.fuscoguttatus.final_Chr_v1:
- the atl2 gene encoding atlastin-2 isoform X1, which produces MAEVSGLRSRNHFEPNCKSRVVDEGLSGVEDVPIFRHKPRPPLARPEDLEDEFLPRTTASNSGKNASLTPSTDEETLEEEAAVEEEKARPIQVVLANEDEHSFELDAAALERILLQDHIKDLNVVVVSVAGAFRKGKSFLLDFMLRYMHSQSESWIGGDDEPLTGFTWRGGCERETTGIQIWSEVFVVNKPDGSKVAVLLVDTQGAFDSQSTIKDCATVFALSTMTSSVQVYNLSQNIQEDDLQHLQLFTEYGRLAMEEIYLKPFQSLMFLIRDWSYPYEHDYGLKGGNNFLDKRLQVKQNQHEELQNVRKHIHSCFSNIGCFLLPHPGLKVATNPYFDGRLKDIDDDFKRELAKLVPLLLAPERLVEKEIGGNKVTCRDLLEYFKAYIKIYQGEELPHPKSMLQATAEANNLTAVAGAKDLYSKNMELVCGGDKPYIAPADLERCHEEFREHSVRFFRSVKKMGGEEFCQRYQSQLESELDEAFTNFSRHNDGKNIFYAARTPATLFAVMFVTYVVSGVTGFIGLSTLAVLANLVMGIALLSLCAWAYVKYSGEFREVGTLIDLIAETLWEQVLKPLSEHYMEDNVRQTVVNSIKASLTEQASQHTKLKTH; this is translated from the exons ATGGCGGAGGTGAGCGGGTTGAGGAGCAGAAATCACTTCGAGCCCAACTGTAAAAGCCGAGTCGTTGACGAAG GCTTGAGTGGAGTGGAAGATGTCCCTATTTTTCGGCATAAACCGAGGCCTCCTTTAGCCAGGCCTGAAGACCTGGAGGATGAATTTCTCCCCAGGACCACAGCCTCAAACTCGGGCAAAAATGCCAGCCTCACCCCCTCTACAGATGAAGAGACTCTGGAAGAAGAG GCTGCggtagaggaggagaaggcCAGACCCATCCAGGTTGTCCTGGCAAACGAGGATGAGCACAGCTTCGAGCTGGACGCCGCAGCGCTGGAGAGGATTCTGCTGCAGGATCACATTAAGGACCTGAATGTGGTGGTCGTGTCCGTGGCCGGGGCCTTCCGCAAGGGCAAGTCCTTCCTGCTGGACTTTATGCTGCGATACATGCACAGTCAG AGTGAGTCATGGATAGGAGGTGATGATGAGCCCCTGACAGGGTTCACCTGGAGAGGAGGCTGCGAGAGGGAAACCACAGGAATTCAGATCTGGAGCGAAGTCTTTGTGGTTAACAAGCCTGATGGCAGCAAG GTTGCTGTGCTCCTCGTTGACACTCAGGGAGCATTTGACAGCCAGTCCACCATAAAGGACTGTGCTACTGTGTTCGCCCTCAGCACAATGACCAGCTCTGTGCAG gTGTACAATCTCTCTCAGAACATACAAGAGGACGACCTGCAGCATCTGCAG cTCTTCACAGAATACGGTCGGCTGGCAATGGAAGAGATCTATCTGAAACCTTTCCAG TCCCTGATGTTCCTGATTCGCGACTGGAGTTATCCTTATGAACACGACTATGGATTGAAAGGAGGCAACAACTTTCTGGACAAAAGACTGCAG GTGAAACAGAACCAACATGAAGAGCTGCAGAATGTGAGAAAGCACATCCACTCCTGCTTCTCCAACATTGGCTGTTTCCTGCTGCCGCATCCCGGCCTCAAGGTGGCCACCAACCCGTACTTTGACGGCAGGCTGAAAG acaTCGATGATGATTTTAAGCGGGAGCTGGCCAAGCTGGTGCCTCTCCTCCTGGCTCCAGAGCGACTGGTGGAGAAGGAGATCGGAGGCAACAAAGTCACCTGCAGAGATCTCCTGGAGTACTTCAAG GCTTACATAAAGATCTACCAAGGGGAGGAGCTGCCTCACCCAAAGTCCATGCTGCAG GCGACAGCAGAAGCCAACAACTTGACTGCTGTGGCAGGAGCCAAAGACTTGTACAGCAAGAACATGGAGCTG GTCTGTGGTGGAGACAAGCCATACATTGCCCCAGCCGACCTGGAGCGCTGCCACGAGGAGTTTCGTGAGCACTCTGTGCGTTTCTTCCGCTCCGTGAAGAAAATGGGTGGCGAGGAGTTCTGCCAGCGCTACCAGAGCCAGCTGGAGTCCGAGCTGGACGAGGCCTTCACCAACTTCTCCCGGCATAACGACGGCAAAAACATCTTCTACGCAGCACGCACGCCTGCCACACTTTTCGCAGTCATGTTTGTCACCTACGTGGTCTCCGGGGTGACGGGCTTCATCGGTCTGAGCACCTTGGCAGTGCTGGCTAACCTGGTCATGGGCATTGCGCTGCTGTCACTCTGCGCCTGGGCATATGTGAAGTATTCTGGAGAGTTTCGGGAGGTGGGAACGCTGATAGATCTGATCGCCGAGACACTCTGGGAACAG gTTTTGAAGCCACTAAGTGAACATTATATGGAAGACAACGTCAGGCAGACGGTGGTTAACTCTATCAAAGCCAGCTTGACAGAACAGGCCTCGCAGCACACCAAGTTAAAGACTCACTGA
- the atl2 gene encoding atlastin-2 isoform X2: MAEVSGLRSRNHFEPNCKSRVVDEGLSGVEDVPIFRHKPRPPLARPEDLEDEFLPRTTASNSGKNASLTPSTDEETLEEEAAVEEEKARPIQVVLANEDEHSFELDAAALERILLQDHIKDLNVVVVSVAGAFRKGKSFLLDFMLRYMHSQSESWIGGDDEPLTGFTWRGGCERETTGIQIWSEVFVVNKPDGSKVAVLLVDTQGAFDSQSTIKDCATVFALSTMTSSVQVYNLSQNIQEDDLQHLQLFTEYGRLAMEEIYLKPFQSLMFLIRDWSYPYEHDYGLKGGNNFLDKRLQVKQNQHEELQNVRKHIHSCFSNIGCFLLPHPGLKVATNPYFDGRLKDIDDDFKRELAKLVPLLLAPERLVEKEIGGNKVTCRDLLEYFKAYIKIYQGEELPHPKSMLQATAEANNLTAVAGAKDLYSKNMELVCGGDKPYIAPADLERCHEEFREHSVRFFRSVKKMGGEEFCQRYQSQLESELDEAFTNFSRHNDGKNIFYAARTPATLFAVMFVTYVVSGVTGFIGLSTLAVLANLVMGIALLSLCAWAYVKYSGEFREVGTLIDLIAETLWEQKTLRKVFSKLLEPVRSRLAWPISLLPSFPSRATLGLRALSPLNNNYKKMN; the protein is encoded by the exons ATGGCGGAGGTGAGCGGGTTGAGGAGCAGAAATCACTTCGAGCCCAACTGTAAAAGCCGAGTCGTTGACGAAG GCTTGAGTGGAGTGGAAGATGTCCCTATTTTTCGGCATAAACCGAGGCCTCCTTTAGCCAGGCCTGAAGACCTGGAGGATGAATTTCTCCCCAGGACCACAGCCTCAAACTCGGGCAAAAATGCCAGCCTCACCCCCTCTACAGATGAAGAGACTCTGGAAGAAGAG GCTGCggtagaggaggagaaggcCAGACCCATCCAGGTTGTCCTGGCAAACGAGGATGAGCACAGCTTCGAGCTGGACGCCGCAGCGCTGGAGAGGATTCTGCTGCAGGATCACATTAAGGACCTGAATGTGGTGGTCGTGTCCGTGGCCGGGGCCTTCCGCAAGGGCAAGTCCTTCCTGCTGGACTTTATGCTGCGATACATGCACAGTCAG AGTGAGTCATGGATAGGAGGTGATGATGAGCCCCTGACAGGGTTCACCTGGAGAGGAGGCTGCGAGAGGGAAACCACAGGAATTCAGATCTGGAGCGAAGTCTTTGTGGTTAACAAGCCTGATGGCAGCAAG GTTGCTGTGCTCCTCGTTGACACTCAGGGAGCATTTGACAGCCAGTCCACCATAAAGGACTGTGCTACTGTGTTCGCCCTCAGCACAATGACCAGCTCTGTGCAG gTGTACAATCTCTCTCAGAACATACAAGAGGACGACCTGCAGCATCTGCAG cTCTTCACAGAATACGGTCGGCTGGCAATGGAAGAGATCTATCTGAAACCTTTCCAG TCCCTGATGTTCCTGATTCGCGACTGGAGTTATCCTTATGAACACGACTATGGATTGAAAGGAGGCAACAACTTTCTGGACAAAAGACTGCAG GTGAAACAGAACCAACATGAAGAGCTGCAGAATGTGAGAAAGCACATCCACTCCTGCTTCTCCAACATTGGCTGTTTCCTGCTGCCGCATCCCGGCCTCAAGGTGGCCACCAACCCGTACTTTGACGGCAGGCTGAAAG acaTCGATGATGATTTTAAGCGGGAGCTGGCCAAGCTGGTGCCTCTCCTCCTGGCTCCAGAGCGACTGGTGGAGAAGGAGATCGGAGGCAACAAAGTCACCTGCAGAGATCTCCTGGAGTACTTCAAG GCTTACATAAAGATCTACCAAGGGGAGGAGCTGCCTCACCCAAAGTCCATGCTGCAG GCGACAGCAGAAGCCAACAACTTGACTGCTGTGGCAGGAGCCAAAGACTTGTACAGCAAGAACATGGAGCTG GTCTGTGGTGGAGACAAGCCATACATTGCCCCAGCCGACCTGGAGCGCTGCCACGAGGAGTTTCGTGAGCACTCTGTGCGTTTCTTCCGCTCCGTGAAGAAAATGGGTGGCGAGGAGTTCTGCCAGCGCTACCAGAGCCAGCTGGAGTCCGAGCTGGACGAGGCCTTCACCAACTTCTCCCGGCATAACGACGGCAAAAACATCTTCTACGCAGCACGCACGCCTGCCACACTTTTCGCAGTCATGTTTGTCACCTACGTGGTCTCCGGGGTGACGGGCTTCATCGGTCTGAGCACCTTGGCAGTGCTGGCTAACCTGGTCATGGGCATTGCGCTGCTGTCACTCTGCGCCTGGGCATATGTGAAGTATTCTGGAGAGTTTCGGGAGGTGGGAACGCTGATAGATCTGATCGCCGAGACACTCTGGGAACAG AAGACGCTGAGAAAG GTGTTTTCCAAACTTTTGGAGCCGGTCAGGAGCCGCCTGGCTTGGcccatctctctcctcccttcatTTCCATCGAGAGCAACACTGGGACTCAGAGCTCTGTCTCCTCTCAACAACAACTACAAGAAGATGAACTAG